One part of the Augochlora pura isolate Apur16 chromosome 3, APUR_v2.2.1, whole genome shotgun sequence genome encodes these proteins:
- the Nd-b16.6 gene encoding NADH dehydrogenase (ubiquinone) B16.6 subunit has protein sequence MLNRRRKCKELCTATITFVSMLQSYANMATAAKSGPQDMPPKGGYTPYQIERVPLRTVMGGRLGFAIFLTSTFGGFYLYALTYRDIKKNNLEMRSARHALQPMLEAERDRAILKHMRLIRKEETDLMKNFPGWKVGEFFGEPIFKSLPEDTYIEPNFFELTAHSDPKVLRNRLLANFVL, from the exons ATGCTAAATCGAAGACGGAAGTGTAAAGAGTTATGTACTGCCACTATTACGTTCGTGTCTATGTTACAGTCATATGCAAATATGGCAACTGCAGCAAAATCTGGACCTCAGGATATGCCTCCTAAGGGAGGATATACCCCTTATCAAATTGAAAGAGTTCCACTGCGTACTGTTATGGGAG gtCGTCTTGGATTTGCAATATTCTTAACTAGTACATTTGGAGGATTTTATTTGTATGCTTTAACTTATagagatattaaaaagaataatctTGAAATGAGAAGTGCACGTCATGCTCTACAGCCAATGTTGGAAGCAGAAAGGGATAGAGC GATACTGAAACATATGAGACTTAtaagaaaggaagaaactgatttaatgaaaaatttcccAGGATGGAAAGTCGGAGAATTTTTCGGAGaaccaatatttaaatcgttgcCTGAAGATACATATATTGAACCTAATTTCTTTGAACTAACAGCTCATTCAGATCCTAAAGTATTGAGAAACCGACTTCTGGCTAACTTTGTTTTATAA
- the Wdr37 gene encoding WD repeat domain 37 yields the protein MPGEPSIATGNKSSGKIKRISIPRVQSSTDTELQSQSGSTPLQSNALHFAAFRIDPDDSILPPALRCRLLDLFQQIEKEFEILYTENLGLQEKVDALNEKLERECYGSGERSLPLGDVADFPDTKSLSKQKSMAGNSTQKTKTTSNKLKAQTSKIVSSFKTPTMTCSMQREYSGHRDGVWEVSVGRLGQIIATASADHTARVWAVDSGRCLLQYIGHSGSVNSVRFHPTKELALTSSGDNSAHVWQAAVDWDFPKRQNSNEDLSVLSSDKNISGISSINEEQEEPPTLRTPVRELFGHTGVVMSADWLPDAEQVVTASWDRTANLYDVETGDIIHTLCGHDQELFHVSTHHTQRLCVTSSKDSTFRLWDFREPVHSVSVFQAHTETVTSAVFTREDKIVSGSDDRTVKVWELRNIRSPLATIRGDSAANRLAVSSTGIVAIPHDDRQIRLFDLSGQRLARLPRTSRQGHRRMVSSVAWTQDNGVCNLFSSGFDRLVLGWSIVHLKEY from the exons ATGCCAGGAGAACCATCTATAGCAACTGGAAACAAATCTTCAGGAAAAATCAAACGAATTTCTATCCCAAGGGTACAAAGTAGTACAGATACAGAATTGCAATCTCAAAGTGGTTCTACACCTTTGCAATCAAATGCACTCCACTTTGCTGCATTCCGTATAGACCCAGATGATAGTATACTGCCACCTGCTTTACGATGTCGGCTATTGGATTTGTTTCAGCAGATAGAGAAGGAGTTTGAAATTCTTTATACAGAAAACTTAGGAT tgcAAGAGAAAGTTGATGCTCTTAATGAAAAACTTGAAAGAGAATGTTATGGTTCTGGAGAACGGAGCTTGCCTCTTGGGGATGTTGCAGATTTCCCAGACACAAAAAGTCTttcaaaacaaaaat CCATGGCAGGGAATTCAACacagaaaacaaaaacaaCTTCAAACAAGTTGAAAGCACAGACAAGCAAAATTGTTTCCAGTTTTAAAACACCAACTATGACATGTAGTATGCAAAGAGAATATTCTGGTCATAGAGATGGTGTTTGGGAAGTTTCTGTTGGAAGATTAGGTCAAATTATTGCTACAGCTTCTGCCGATCATACAGCCCGAGTATGGGCTGTAGATAGTGGACGCTGTCTGCTTCAATATATAG gACATTCTGGATCTGTTAACTCTGTTCGCTTCCATCCAACCAAAGAATTAGCACTAACGTCCAGTGGGGATAACTCTGCTCATGTATGGCAAGCAGCCGTTGATTGGGACTTTCCTAAAAGACAAAATTCGAATGAAGACCTTTCAGTATTAtcttctgataaaaatatcagtgGCATAAGTTCTATAAACGAGGAGCAAGAAGAGCCGCCAACTCTGAG AACGCCAGTTCGAGAATTGTTTGGTCATACAGGTGTAGTGATGTCTGCAGATTGGTTACCTGATGCAGAACAGGTGGTAACAGCTTCTTGGGATAGAACAGCAAATCTTTACGATGTAGAAACTGGAGATATTATACACACATTATGTGGTCACGATCAAGAACTTTTTCATGTCTCTACCCATCACACACAAAGGCTCTGTGTCACTTCAAGCAAGGACAGTACTTTTCGTTTGTGGGACTTCAGGGAACCTGTTCATTCAGTGTCCGTTTTTCAGGCTCACACAGA GACAGTAACATCAGCTGTTTTCACACGGGAGGATAAAATCGTATCAGGCTCGGATGATCGAACTGTAAAAGTATGGGAATTACGAAATATACGAAGCCCTTTAGCTACAATTCGTGGCGACAGTGCTGCAAATCGTTTGGCTGTCTCTAGTACTGGTATCGTTGCAATTCCACACGACGATAGGCAGATAAGGTTATTCGATCTAAGTGGTCAACGATTGGCTAGATTACCTAGAACAAGTAGGCAG GGTCATCGGAGGATGGTTTCGTCTGTAGCTTGGACACAAGACAATGGGGTCTGCAATTTATTCTCTTCTGGCTTTGACCGATTAGTTCTTGGATGGAGCATTGTGCATCTTAAGGAATATTga
- the Chchd3 gene encoding coiled-coil-helix-coiled-coil-helix domain containing 3, whose product MGAGQSARRLTINNEEEIDVIKVSNSVVQRLTQKVNEANIQSGNEVRSSTLMPPFANKAVSSPSFQSGDAPTGYPAYYYPQLTLTALEIQQQKEQELLTQDQYWQKRLDNLEKNHLRVNQIIDEEYKKAVEELYVNEDKKKLNIHNTVQPCLENTDKVIKCYQEHPKEILKCSNLVDEFYNCVDQRRARVIAARC is encoded by the exons atggGTGCTGGACAAAGTGCTCGAAGACTTACCATTAAtaatgaagaagaaatagatGTTATTAAAGTTTCAAATTCGGTTGTACAACGATTAACTCAAAAAGTGAATGAAGCTAATATTCAATCAGGAAATGAAGTAAGATCATCAACTTTGATGCCACCATTTGCTAATAAAGCTGTATCTTCACCATCATTTCAAAGTGGAGATGCACCCACTGGATATCCTGCATATTATTATCCTCAATTAACGTTAACTGCTCTTGAAATACAGCAACAAAAAGAGCAAGAACTTCTTACTCAAGATCAATATTGGCAAAAACGATtagataatttagaaaaaaatcatttaagaGTTAATCAAATTATAGATGAGGAGTACAAAAAGGCAGTAGAAGAGTTGTATGTTAATGAGG ATAAGAAGAAGCTCAATATCCATAACACTGTACAGCCATGTTTAGAGAATACAGATAAAGTAATCAAGTGCTACCAAGAACATCCAAaggaaattttgaaatgttcTAATCTAGtcgatgaattttataattgcgtGGATCAACGACGTGCAAGGGTAATTGCAGCACGTTGTTaa